The proteins below are encoded in one region of Zerene cesonia ecotype Mississippi chromosome 10, Zerene_cesonia_1.1, whole genome shotgun sequence:
- the LOC119829368 gene encoding uncharacterized protein LOC119829368: MSNEMDKGEDLTEKSMEKIYLVALEEEQPEKIVKRDEDAPKKRIITEFGLVVPSENDFTLSESSRSKQQFIYKAKEKKGKSYDKSKNTYKEKNEKEIQKKLDRPHSQTNEASKEKGKKEQTQITDKEVESQSETPAKGDVGSETPDYTKDADQNQENKSKGVGLAIIKAKEKEMRSRMKNKQKEKSKNDGQVQPTTTELTISKVKLRKPSTDDLVLQLVKIKHSEGGHRVRPKRWSELNISPLIIKRHQGHKLHQCMPGTRCLFCEDSELELDIDNILYNEEKQEELDEDAHEPFLFNTKYEPIHEDMKEEFKSPQPPKKQPETEVTKGVTRYALSDRSFIDKGWTLLPTEKIVRQMNVYRMRPANPEFNWFENNKNKKMSYDTGEKLAEIDDNGKGHWFYRNGCKALDYYDAEEIHVQQRYVIYSNGEPDDRGRSRPLTILAMFDYLGNGIVFDHKGKIRLKYNQTEGVVLDRNIGPVSHWKWHTLNDPPVLQQILIDTHLTHKDPDILKFSGPGDDITRHENEDMIAIEFDNFIKEKSKKLSQNFEPFQIKMKALKINENFSLRVLGQDKIYLIFRDGSTNLKLNIGMVLDHKEIVDTDIAEVGEVSNSLKRYPAPSSSIAALQENIEQTKCIQRARFERERRIRPKQIYSSADKLISGISKPLQKPILPAPSRATTNSTEYQCRCRKPSLKNLYYDTRLI, from the exons ATGAGTAATGAAATGGACAAAGGAGAAGATCTAACAGAAAAATCCATGGAAAAGATCT ATCTAGTAGCTTTAGAAGAGGAACAGCCGGAAAAAATAGTTAAACGTGATGAAGATGCACCAAAAAAGAGAATAATTACTGAGTTTGGACTAGTGGTGCCCTCTGAAAACGATTTTACATTATCTGAATCAAGTCGTAGCAAACAGCAATTTATAT acaaagcgaaagaaaaaaaaggaaaatcttATGATAAATCCAAAAAcacttataaagaaaaaaatgagaAAGAAATTCAGAAAAAACTAGATAGGCCGCATTCACAAACGAATGAGGCGTCAaaagaaaaaggaaagaaagaacaaacacaaataacaGACAAGGAAGTTGAATCACAATCCGAAACGCCCGCTAAAGGCGATGTAGGTTCCGAAACACCAGATTATACTAAAGACGCTGATCAaaatcaagaaaataaaagtaaaggtGTTGGCCTTGCCATAATTAAAGCCAAAGAAAAGGAAATGAGATCTAGAATGAAAAACAAGCAAAAGGAAAAGTCTAAAAATGATGGTCAAGTCCAACCCACAACTACAGAATTAACCATAAGCAAAGTTAAATTGCGAAAACCATCTACTGACGATTTAGTTTTACAACTAGTAAAAATTAAGCATTCCGAAGGTGGACATCGTGTAAGACCGAAACGCTGgtctgaattaaatatatcccCTCTAATCATTAAAAGACATCAAGGTCATAAATTACATCAGTGCATGCCTGGAACACGTTGTCTATTTTGTGAAGATTCCGAGCTGGAACTGGatatagataacattttatacaatgaaGAAAAACAAGAAGAACTAG atgagGACGCTCATGAACCTTTTCTTTTCAATACTAAGTATGAACCAATTCATGAGGATATGAAAGAAGAATTTAAGTCTCCTCAACCTCCCAAAAAACAG ccgGAAACAGAAGTCACCAAAGGTGTAACGCGATATGCTTTATCAGATCGCTCATTCATCGACAAAGGCTGGACATTATTACCTACTGAAAAAATTGTACGGCAG ATGAATGTATATCGTATGAGGCCCGCAAACCCTGAATTCAATTGGTTTGAAAAcaacaagaataaaaaaatgtcgtATGACACCGGAGAGAAACTAGCAGAAATTGATGATAATGGTAAAGGACATTGGTTTTATAGAAATGGATGTAAGGCACTGGATTATTATGATGCCGAAG aaaTTCATGTTCAGCAAAGATATGTCATATACAGCAACGGAGAACCGGACGACCGTGGGCGATCACGACCCTTAACAATTCTAGCCATGTTTGATTATTTAGGAAATGGTATTGTTTTCGATCACAAAGGAAAAATAAG gctTAAATATAACCAAACCGAGGGAGTCGTTTTAGATCGGAACATAGGACCCGTATCTCATTGGAAATGGCATACTTTAAATGATCCTCCTGTTCTACAACAAATTTTGATCGATACGCACCTGACCCATAAAGATCctgatattttaaagttcaGTGGACCTGGTGATGATATAACACGACATGAGAATGAAGACATGATAGCAATAGAattcgataattttataaaagaaaaaagcaaAAAGTTATCACAAAACTTTGaaccatttcaaataaaaatgaaggcactaaaaattaatgaaaactttTCATTAAGGGTTCTTGGTCaagataaaatttacttaatattcaGAGATGgttcaacaaatttaaaattaaatataggtatGGTACTGGATCACAAAGAGATCGTCGATACCGACATCGCGGAAGTTGGGGAAGTTTCAAATAGTCTCAAACGTTATCCTGCTCCGTCGTCTAGCATAGCCGCTCTGCAGGAAAATATAGAGCAAACAAAGTGTATACAGAGAGCTCGATTTGAACGCGAGCGACGCATTCGACCAAAGCAGATCTATTCTAGTGCTGATAAACTAATATCCGGCATATCAAAACCTTTGCAAAAGCCAATTCTCCCAGCGCCTTCACGTGCAACAACAAATTCAACAGAATATCAATGCAGATGTAGAAAACCTTCtcttaaaaacttatattatgataCTCGTTTAATatag
- the LOC119829592 gene encoding GPI transamidase component PIG-T produces MKKTFFFCIYLFLSINILCVTGDVFKEEIFIKPLPPMHLYVNFQFITQIIGDAFEHSHLAPRSLREIMSHYQVEELHLTLTEGQWRHKQWGYPVLDAAPGAELYAWFSPNVSNVDEQWKKLSSTLSGLFCASLNFIDNHNTISPQMALWPLGAMYTNVNSTSYLRYASLPREIVCTENLTPWKKLLPCESSHGFAALLNSRLIHNTNYHSIGVHVRKTCQNEDCTDHNLEIKQTVSLVYDFKIINSVNWSFKLLFGQGLFGACPMSTSSKIYVDITSNSTVPFKLTPLPHNIARSSRGGSETIFAIYDINHDTPMINIGAKYGIDNKFLLPVSPPLHFNRYVLGYGKEFGGIVTEITNTYWAPIDIVLLENAPWWLPIQLSTLRVNGEAESNLVMKQYYSPGRSRQRPYHLELLIRLPPKSTTTVTIDFEFVFLKWQEYPPDANHGFYIGSAIISANLPTAKNYTSLPIDGVTFDSVFNASKPWYSAVFRTNGAMVSLPTPDFSMPYNVICLACTVVALAFGPLHNICTKELVLKPTGSPLSLRQKVINFFKKKKD; encoded by the exons atgaagaaaactttctttttttgcatttacttatttttatctatcaaTATCTTGTGTGTTACCGGTGATGTATTTAAAGaagaaattttcattaaacccTTGCCCCCAATGCacttatatgttaattttcaattcatcaCTCAAATAATTGGTGATGCAT ttgaGCATTCTCATTTAGCGCCACGATCATTGAGAGAAATTATGTCTCATTATCAAGTTGAAGAGTTACATTTAACTTTAACTGAAGGGCAATGGAGACATAAACAGTGGGGATATCCAGTTCTTGATGCAGCACCTGGTGCAGAACTGTATGCATGGTTTTCACCAAATGTTTCAAATGTAGATGAACAATGGAAGAAATTAAGTTCTACATTATCTGGTCTTTTTTGTGCTTCACTAAATTTCATAGACAACCACAATACAATATCACCACAAATGGCCTTGTGGCCTCTAGGAGCCATGTATACTAATGTTAATAGTACATCATACTTGAGATATGCATCACTACCCAGAGAAATAGTATGCACAGAAAACTTAACTCCTTGGAAAAAATTACTACCGTGTGAATCTAGTCATGGATTTGCAGCACTTCTAAATTCAAGGTTAATTCATAACACAAATTATCATTCTATTGGCGTCCATGTAAGAAAAACATGCCAGAATGAAGATTGTACTGATCACAACttggaaataaaacaaacggtTTCTCTTGTGTatgactttaaaataataaatagtgtaaattGGTCCTTCAAGTTACTATTTGGACAAGGGCTGTTTGGGGCATGTCCCATGTCCACATCAAGCAAAATCTATGTTGATATAACATCAAACTCAACAGtaccatttaaattaacaccATTACCACATAATATAGCTCGATCAAGCAGAGGAGGAAGTGAAACTATATTTgcaatatatgatataaaccATGATACTCCAATGATAAACATTGGTGCAAAATAtggtatagataataaatttttattgccaGTATCACCACCTctacattttaatagatatgtgTTGGGATATGGAAAGGAGTTTGGTGGGATAGTAACTGAAATTACAAACACCTATTGGGCACCtatagatattgttttattagagAATGCCCCATGGTGGCTGCCAATACAATTAAGCACTCTTCGAGTTAATGGAGAGGCCGAAAGCAATTTAGTAATGAAACAGTATTATTCTCCGGGCAGAAGTAGACAGAGGCCATACCATTTGGAATTATTGATTAGATTGCCACCGAAATCTACCACAACAGTGACCATagattttgaatttgtattcTTAAAATGGCAAGAATATCCACCTGATGCTAATCACGGATTTTATATAGGCTCTGCTATAATTTCAGCCAATTTACCAACagcaaaaaattatactaGTCTTCCCATAGATGGTGTGACTTTTGATTCTGTCTTTAATGCTTCAAAACCTT GGTACTCTGCAGTGTTCAGAACCAATGGAGCAATGGTCTCATTACCTACGCCTGATTTTAGTATGccatataatgttatttgtcTTGCATGTACTGTTGTTGCATTAGCATTTGGCCCTCTTCACAATATTTGCACCAAAGAATTAGTATTAAAACCAACTGGATCGCCTCTATCATTACGCCAAAAagttattaacttttttaagaaaaagaaggattag
- the LOC119829678 gene encoding major facilitator superfamily domain-containing protein 12-like: MDNEFFDISTSLRLQLGYGIGHILNDVCASLWFTYFLVFFHLVLEFSASQAGYLMLIGQVVDAVSTPFIGYHSDHTNNSISAWYGRRKLWHLFGSACVLISFPFIFSECIGCSLTHKWAQMYYFASFILIFQIGWAAVQISHLSLIPELAEDPHVRTHLTAIRYGFTVFSNLFVYLITWAILHFTGQCDKKQIGPSDAWKFQEIMLIVLSIGTVATILFHLTITEKQARYAIPEDTRNATFHCSIFGKWLLYQVAGVYMCTRLVVNVSQVLIPLYLHRTLGLAARSLAVVPLAMYLGSLAAAGVQRLAPRSITRKLSYFIGSAFSLCGYVWIYFDTDYNFKVYFIYIVAVLIGFGGAQMLVTSLSLTADLVGENTQGSAFVYGLMSFTDKLSCGIAIALIQLYADESSAMYYRYTLSIVCGAACLLGLSFTVFLPKLTHNTFIVANDSSINASDQEEVLSEPEI; the protein is encoded by the exons ATGGATAAtgaattttttgatatatcgACGAGTTTAAGACTTCAACTCGGATATGGAATTGGCCATATATTAAACGATGTATGTGCTAGTTTATGGTTTACGtactttttagtattttttcaCCTTGTGCTTGAATTCAGTGCCTCTCAAGCTGGTTATTTAATGTTGATTGGACAAGTGGTCGATGCTGTATCCACCCCTTTCATTGGGTACCACTCTGATCACACAAATAATTCTATTAGTGCATGGTATGGCAGAAGAAAGCTTTGGCATTTGTTTG gTTCAGCATGTGTACTTATATCATTTCCATTTATATTCTCTGAATGTATTGGATGTTCATTAACACACAAATGGGCACAGATGTATTATTTtgcatcatttattttaatatttcaaattggaTGGGCAGCTGTGCAAATATCACATTTAAGTTTAATACCAGAATTAGCTGAAGATCCACATGTTCGTACCCATCTTACAGCAATAAG ATATGGATTTACTGTTTTCTCAAACTTATTTGTGTATCTCATTACATGGGCTATTCTACATTTTACTGGACAATGTGACAAgaag CAAATTGGCCCTAGTGATGCCTGGAAATTTCAAGAGATAATGTTAATTGTTCTGAGCATTGGAACAGTAGCAACAATACTGTTCCATTTGACCATAACAGAAAAGCAAGCTAGGTATGCTATACCAGAGGACACTCGAAATGCAACATTTCACTGTAGCATCTTTGGAAAATGGTTGTTATATCag GTAGCTGGTGTTTATATGTGTACAAGGCTTGTTGTGAATGTTTCTCAAGTATTGATTCCCTTATATTTGCACCGCACTTTGGGCTTAGCTGCTCGTTCTCTCGCTGTAGTCCCATTGGCTATGTACCTCGGGAGTCTCGCGGCTGCCGGCGTGCAGAGGTTGGCGCCAAGATCAATCACTAGAAAACTAAGCTATTTTATTGGATCCGCATTTTCCCTTTGTGGTTATGTGTGGATTTACTTTGACACtgactataattttaaagtctatttcatttacattGTTGCTGTTTTAATAG gaTTTGGTGGTGCACAAATGTTAGTGACCAGTCTTTCTTTAACAGCTGACCTAGTTGGCGAAAATACACAAGGATCTGCTTTTGTGTATGGTTTAATGAGTTTTACAGATAAGCTCTCTTGTGGAATTGCAATAGCATTGATACAGCTATA TGCTGACGAGTCTAGTGCAATGTATTACCGTTATACATTGTCAATTGTTTGTGGGGCTGCATGCTTACTAGGATTAAGTTTCACAGTGTTCCTGCCTAAATTAACTCACAATACATTCATAGTTGCAA ATGATAGTTCTATAAATGCCTCGGACCAGGAAGAAGTACTATCTGAGCCAGAGATATAA